The genomic region AAATTTTGACCAAATCATACATCAGTgaattgtaaattgtaattatatatattttaattttaatttttggtttttgtcgCAAAgacataatataatatatgagaTAGGAATGAGAAATAGAGGGGCCAAAAAGGAGCGTAAAAACAAGAGTGAAAGAGAGCGCCAACAAGCCAACTGGGCCTACTACTAGTCTAGCTTTGAATCAGtgttatatatgtatgtacCCTTATCGTTTTGACACCATTtcacaaactctctctctctctctcactcttcatTCACATTAACAAGAAGCCTCTTCCTTCCAAACCCTAGCACATAGCTATTACACAAAAAtccttatctctctctttctcgatCTTGCTGCATTTTCCGGCGATGTGATTCCGGCGAAGAAACTCAGAGCatttccgtttttttttttttttttttgaaaagctaCAGCTTCAACAACATTGTTTACAGAAAATGGCCTCAGCATGTGTAAACAACATCGGAATGTCGCCGGAGAGCTTCATCGACTTAGCTCCGGCGACATACGGCTGGCTCAGCCCTCGCATCTCCTTCAGCCGCGACGACGACTCTTCAAAGCTCGCCGCTCCCAAGCAGCCGTCGCCGGCGAAATCGCCGCCTTCCTCCGAGCTACCAGATCTGGAAGCACCGGCCGGAGATTTCGAGTTCAGGCTGGAAGATCCGGTGGCCATGCTCCCCGCCGACGAGCTCTTCTCCGACGGAAAGCTCGTGCCACTCCAGCTCTCGTCGGTCAAACCTCAAGTCAACGACCCCACCGTTTCAAAGATCAGGTCGCCGGAATGTCCAAAAACCCGCCGGAGACCCGAGATCTCCAGCACCGACCCGTACCTCTTCTCTCCCAAAGCTCCGAGATGTTCTAGCCGTTGGAAAGACCTTCTCGGCCTCAAAAAACTCTACCACAACTCAAACCCCAAACCCGACCCCAAAACGACACCGTcgtccaccaccaccaccaccacaaaccccAAATCCCTCAAACACTTCCTCCAACGAAGCTCAAAGTCGgccacatcatcatcattatcatctcTATCTTCCTCATACGACGCGTCGTTGAGCCTCCCTCTGTTAAAAGACACAGACTCTTCCTCATCCGAGTCGTTATTATCTTCTTCTCGATTCTCGCtttcctcctcttcctcctcagGCCACGAGCTCGAAGATCTCCCCAGACTCTCCCTCGACTCCgagaaacaaaacccaaacccgaTTTCAATCCACCGCAACCCGCCGAAGATGAGACCGGTAAAACCGAAGCAGACAAGGCAAATGGACAGCAATGGCAACAGCAGCAAAAACGTGAGAACAGGGAGGAGTTTTACGAAAGAAGCTCAATCGACGAGTAGAGGAGTATCGGTTGATAGTCCGAGAATGAACTCGTCTGGGAAGATAGTGTTTCAGAGCTTGGAACGAAGCTCGAGCAGTCCGAGTAGTTTCAATGGCGGGCCCAGGTTTAAGCACAGAGGAATGGAGAGGTCCTATTCGGCAAACGTGAGAGTAACCCCGGTTCTCAATGTGCCGGTTTGCTCGCTCCGTGGTCCGTATTCCTCTAAATCGTTTGGGTTCGGACAGCTTTTCTCGTCGCCGCAGAAACGAGAAACCGGAGGTAACAGCAGAGGCCATTCGTATTATCATAGTAGTAATAGCAAGAACCGCACCGATCGAATCTGACCAGAACAGTAAAATTTTCTGTTCTGTTTATGTTAATGtcctctcttttgtttttttggaagcAAATACCGCATGACATTGGTAGTTAATTTCGTTGCtctagttataaaaaaaaaaaaaaaaaaactgattttagatCGTGTAAATATGCGGGGATTTTCTTCTtgttatgttgttgttgttaaggtTTTGCTAACTTTAATgttaaggaaaacaaaaaaataggaacCCAAATCTATGATATGAAGTAGTAGCTGAGTTTCAGGTTCTTGTAGgatggttcttcttcttcttgttgttcttgATCTGAAAGGTTTGGAATCTCTGTTTTTTGCTGTTCATGTCTgaatgtgtttgtgtttgtgtttgggtttGCACGCACGCACGCACGCGCTTCGAGAGCGCGTAGGAGATATTATTATGGGTTAGATTTAGATTTAGAGTTTGGAGGAGATATATGATTTGTCTTAATGATGTCTTACATGGTGAATGAGAGCTTAAGCTatgattaataaattaaaatgtgtTATTAGTCACTTTCCATGAATTTTACTTTGTAGTTTAGCGTGGGAGTTTTTGGGAAATGATGCCCCAAAGTTTTTTAAACAGTTTTCTGATCAGAAGCGCCAGAGAGAGCTCTGCtgaatttgtttatatttgcACGTCAGTCTGATCCAAAgctacccctctctctctctatatatattccAATCTTAATTAGCATAATTAATACTATTAATACTAGTAGATTAATGCTGTTACTGTTTATCTTGTTTTTTTGCTTTGGGTCGGTGTGGACCACGTGTGATTCTAGCGTATAGGATTTAAATATGTAGGACAGGGTTTCACACAGTAGTGTACTTGTTTGTATTGTGCGGATAGTTACGCCACCTTGACTTTTGAGGGGATATGATAAATGAATTGTCATTATTAATGCCGCTGTTacgtgaaaaaaaattattgtgatatAAAGAGAAACAGTGGTAGTACaccattatatataattttatttatatatattcatttcttttaatCCCCACAATTCTTGGATCATATATATCCATGTAATTTCTTATATAAATGTAATGCAATGGATTAAATGAAATGGGTATTTAAGCTTAGATTATGGGCAAGGCTAGGCTGGAATGGATGGAAATTTCAACATTCCAGGTGGCCTACAAGGATTGCGAAACCAAAGGCAGAGGCAGAGGCAGAGAACCCATGTGATACGTGCAAGGGGGTGAGTGAGGGCTAATTGGctaaacaaaactaaaataaggaaaaatgcATTTGAACTTGTCGTTGTCCGCTGGTCTATAATGTACAAAAAAATGTGAGCaccgtgtcccatctaatctctCAACCTGCATTAGCCTGCGCATGCTGAAAGAACACGACTGTGATTTGACGTTGGGATGGTGAGAACTGAGAAATTGAGATATACACATAAATTTGATCATTACATAATAGACATAGATAGACCTAAAGCTTAGAATCTATCTTTATTATGGGTTTTGGGCTCGTTTACCCATGATCCTATTCTACtaatgcttaataaaagaatcAAGAAGGCACTTACTTTACTTATTGCTTTATACGTTGGATCTAATTAAAATcacttcatttttgtttttctttcttttaaagtGTGTTTGTCCggattttgagattttgaatGATGTGGGTGTTTGACCAGGTCTCATGGGGGCCAATCTGTTTTGTCCCCATTAGAAGATATGTTTTGGGGTTGTGACTACGTGATAGGGGTTGCACACCCACTTGTTGTATATTTGATTATTGTTCTGTCACAGCAGAGGGCAATACTGTCCTTTTggaccctatatatatatatatatatatatatatatatatatatatatatttattcataTTCTAATAACTCATACTattattgcttcttttttttatgcactttctaagagcacttgcagcagtggagctaaatagttatatagctattttagctccatcaaaacaaaaagaagcgACGATGGagttaaatacatattttttaggTTCATTCtttacagtgcacatctatagatagatgtgcacggttcatgagagctaaaaaaaaaaaaaaattattttgtgttcacattacctttttattgtggtgtttttattgtagtgaaatgtattattttattgtggtagatatattattttattgtgatgtttatattattttattgtgttgaaagttaaaatagatccactgctgcagcatgtgtataggtaaaatagataaaggaacttttggtggagctaaattgctaaatttttagctccactgctgtggatgctctggCTATTTTGGTTTCATTCATTTAGCAATACTTCAATGCATAGTAATAATCTTCAATAAACACTGAATTCTCAGTCACTTATTTTGTTTACATTAATGTTGCCAATAatttcagctaaaaaaaaatgttatcaatAATTAAGATGAAGAATTAAGGTTTGTCAGGGGTGGTTGGGTAAGGACTGATGTTTAAGTTTGTAAGAaagagttttatatatatatacacttaaaattaagaaaattaagatTAAGTAGGtaagagtagaatttttatttgatataaaaaaaaaaaaaaaagaattaaggcAAGGCTCCAACTAGTATGTTGGAGTAGAGAATAAGGACACGTTCCTGTCGCTATATTTAGGCATGTACTTTTGATCATGTGATTTTTGTAATACTCTGGAATACTGAATAAGGACATGTTCCTGCTAAACACGTCGCTATTTTTAGATGTACTTTTGAACATATGATTTTTGTAACAATGGATTAGCGCGGCAAATGAAAGTCGCCAAATGATGTGGTCagaatttttgaaggaaaaaaaagggattcAGCTAAGGGGAGTGAGGTGTATATATAGGATAAAACCAAAGAGCCTTGTAGACTTGTAGTAACGATTAATGTTATTTGTTCTTATATTggaaaataaatctaaaagtCATAGATTTTCTATCTAAATAGTAAGAAAGTGTGCCATATTACTAGCACTAAGCTCTAATTTATGGATGTATCTATGTCACTTTTTTTCGGGTTTACTATTTTTGGTTAGCATCATTTATGTGAAAATTGTTATAAGGATGAAAATAGAAGTACCAACTGTAGGTTTTAATAAACCTTTAAAAGGTtttcataaaaacaaataaataaattaaaaggaaataaatatataatttaactattaaacccttcatcttttatttgtattttcttaGAATATggataaatcaaaatcaatataTCATCTTCATTTTGCATTCTTCCATTTTTAAGATAAATCAATAAGAAGAAGTTGAATGAAATGAATATTCATTCCCAAGTCCTAAGAATTGCATTCCTTTCCGCTTACTGCCATATAAGAGAATGTTTAAAAATATCTTTCATTCTATATTATTTGAATCATCTTCCTCTCCAAAACAAGTGACAAGATGAGAGAGGGTTACTGCTCCACCAAGATTTTGAATTAGTTTATGATAACTCAGATTCGAAGTACTAAAAACTTTGTGTTGATTGACATTCCGTGATATTTTTAGCAGAAATTTCTTGTGTTAAGTCCTTTCTCaccaaagtatcaaattttaaatatgtattaaaaaaatggtcatGTTAATGGATATTCTTAAGATAATTATtaacaaactattttaaaaaagttttaacataacttttataagaaaataaaaaaattattaaaatattaattattttttttcctataaaatctttcttaaaatgattcattaacaaatggccttaagatatttattaatatttctcttgaaaaaaaaaaaaacttattatttgCCTCAGATCAGCTTTACTACATATATTTATTGAACCTAACTAATTTCCCCTATTATGATTGgtaaatatatttattgaacGTAACTTATTTCCCCTATTATGATTGGTGTGTTGTCGGCTCTGTGTACTCAAATCAAATCTGTTACCTTGATACGCTGAAAAAGGAATGGAGAGTTAATGTGTTGAATGATGCTGTTTCTATTAAAGGTTTCGCTGTCTTTAGAGTTTAGAGAGATAATGGAAAAGCACAGATTGTGATTTCTGTACAGAGATCTATATCCAAAAACCCATATATAAAGAGCTTGTATAACGGTCATATTGTTATTTAAACTGTAGCATATGATATCTAATTTTTggtgcataaaaaaataaatgaataaacaaGTAGAGGCCTGCAAAGGCTGGAAACTGAGGGCATCAATCAATTAAAGAACGTGCCTATGGgcagtcttcttcttcttcttcttttattttttgtgtgcaGCCTTATGAATAGATTCCCCAAACCCCCCACCAAAAGTTCTTATCCTATAGAGAAAgtacacaaaatttgataaaaaaatttacacccgattattgtgaaaaatcgataatggtaagtaaaaaaaaaatataaattacactCTTAAAGTTTATAGgttattaaattttagaatttaaattttatcccCTGAAATTTGGAGTGCTTTGATTTTATATCTTAACGTTTTAGAACTTGGATTTTACCCCTATAGTTTAGAagtttttggattttacacctccaaattctaaaactttagagtgtaaaatacaaatttttcaaaactttagggagtaaaattcaaacactcctaaactataggggtaaaatccaaattctgaaacgttaagatgtaaaattcaaatatcaccAAATTTCAGgagataaaattcaaattctgaaacttcaggACGTAAAATCTAATCACTCCTAAACTTTAgtggtgtaatttgcaatttaccctaaaaaaaagatattattgATGAGTTCAAATAACAATCAATAAAAACATATCGAtataattattgtgaaatttatcgTGTCTCTATCATTACACTTATCCTATTTTCAAATGCATAGTTGCCCTTGTGTGTTTGTATGTGGGGATGAGTGTGATATTGGGGTGGTAGAGTGGGGCTTATGTGTTAAGCTGACTTGGAAGATATTCCAGTCTTTGTATTTGTCCACAATGGCCTCCCCTTTAAGATTCACAGCCACTCAGCCAggtcatatatttttatataaactactTCGTACACAGTGTGGGGGCATGTGAACTATACTTTGGGTCACATCATCGTATCTCGTCCCAACCAAATGAGCTGGACCTAGTTGGTTGGCTAAAGTTGTTATCACTTATCAGATCATATTTGCAACTAGCAATTACATAAAGACGTGGTAAGTTAACTCcggaatataaattttttttttatgagcaaTAATACTGGTGTCACGtaaaataatacaatttgtACTACAATTTGTTTATATGATGAACTATGAATAGTAAAAGTGTGTTCTAATATAGACTCATCATCACATCTCTACTAACACAAGTTGCATCATTTTATATGACACCGACGTTACTCTATTTTTACTTATCATTAAATCATCTACCATATCAGCAAATGTCAAatttgttgataaattttttatgtttgtgaATTTTCTCATTTGCAAGGGTACGTTTGTTTATCAAAAAGTTTAGaaacacattttaaaaaaaaaattatgattgatccaagttaaaaattatattaacagTGGGTTGATATAAACtgtttcaattataatttattagtcaagagttttgtaattcagtttatttacattttttattgtgtttatgACATCTAGAATTCAAATATTGCTTCTaaattgtaattatcaaattataaaaaattaaaaataaaaattatcacgtcaataattatgaaaaatattattagttttttttttttgcctcacGAAAAGTTTATATGAGTTTGATAATTGACTATTCGTTAGAACTTAAAAGTGCTGAAAAAATAAgtacatttattaattaattattgcaACTTTAATATAAAGTTCCAAAAGCCCAAAAGGCtacctttttttatattaagagTACCAAACCCACTCATGTAAACCATACTTTTAAGCTCCTCAAATCATCTATATCTAACATTGTCACATGCTATATCATAATAGAATGCATacctaaaaaaaaggaaaggtgTAGAAATAAGTGGATAACATTATCCCATCGCTTTTCCATCTTTTCACTTCCTTTTATATGCTAATTGCTATACGCCTAACTGTGATGTTTACGGATATCTATCCCTATTCTATTGAAACCTGCGaaaaagggttaagagaaagTGAATAAAGATGAGAAGATCAAATCGAATATAATTACCCAAAAGATAACCAAACTGTTCAagaatcaagagagagagagagagagagagagccaacaTTTATTGACATATATGGGTAATGGTGGGAATCATATTTCCGTGAATGGAAGAGACCCTTCATATTGTATGGTAGGTACTTTGCTGAAGTAGTtttcggtttttttttattattaatgggAATGATTGTGTTTGGCCTTTAGCTTGGTCAAAGAAGTTGGTTGAGATTCCAAGCCATGCAAATTACCATAATTTTCTTTAGCAACAGCTAAAGAACCCTGTTACTTGGCTGGCCCTAGGAGTAGGTATTAGTTCATTGGTtgatgtttatatatatatatataaatgggtTTAGTTAATGTATACCCTTAGGCATATATTAATCatctatttcaattttttatttttttttaaaaatattttattaatatatatccTAAAGGCACACGTAAGTAAATTTCACATAcacacgcatatatatatatatatatatatatatatatatatatatatatatatatatatatagcccaATATGCACGTAACTTTAAGTCATGAGTTCAGTGCATTTTGGATAGTGTGCGGATCAACAAATGTGTATATCAAGTTTTTCCCTAGTTGATTTAATTTAGttcaccacacacacacacatatcttTTGGGGCAGACATCTTGGACATCATAATTGAGAATGTTTGGAAGTGTTAACTGAACTAATGAATCATTGGTAACATTACACATATGCTTCAAATGCTTTGAGGGTGGCTATATCTTGgtcacttaattaattaattatttacttattttttgataatttaatactTGGAGTGAGGAGATTTGAATCTTAGACGTTATATGTTGGAAATACTAAGACTTGCTAATTGTGCTACACTGCTACAAGGCTCTTAGCCTACACCATCTGCATGCATATCTTATCATTTTGGTGGCTAGGTACACTCTAAAAATGAAGGCTATTGAATtggatataaaataaaattaaaggttGTAATGCTTTCTCTACAAGTTTGGATTAGAGGGGTAATTGTTGTATATACAAGCATATACAAAGAAGGTTGTAATATAATTAAGGTTGTAGAGGAGAGATTTCAAAATGCCATTGAAAGTTCTATTGGGACTTCGACTCCTGCTCGATTGATCAAATTTGTTATGATTGGTAGAAGTCTGTATAATCTAAGAACATTGCTCTTTGTTTATTTGATTCTTGGCTCAGTTGCAAGATCGATCGATTGAGACTATGAATTCAATCAGTTGAAGGAATTCTCAATTGGTCGAGATATGTAAAATAACTATTTCTACAGTTTTTGAGAtgataaatttattgatttgtcAAACGGCTAATGCTCTTTGTGAACATTATGCTCGACCAAAGTGACTCTCCAATAGTGTTTTTGAAAGGGCACAATCCCTTGGCCATAAATAGTGATCTATATTCATTTTTGTAGCTATctatttttaccattttcatataaattaaaaagaattctCTTAAGAATACTACTTGAAGAATTTCAGGTTTAGTTTTATCTTTGTAACAAGTTTGCTGTAAGCTTTTAGTATCTTTTGTGGGGGCAAATATTGTTTGAGGATAATTGATTTTTCGTGCCTCTAAGCCTTGTTGCCCATTTTCTCATCAATAACTAGTTTGGTTgtgaatttaataaaaataaaacgaGGAAGTTACtgcatctttgattttttttcctttctttttttaaataaagatagaaattttattaatgataaaaaaatataggatACAGGCCAAATATAGCATCTTTGCTCTTGATTAAAACTAATAGGAGACttggattttaatattttaagtaTTCACTTCACAAGTCCACTGGCATTTTGAGCACTTAAGTACATGGGATTAGACTGTGTGAAGCCTAATTTGTACTTCATCTGGATTATAATTTGATCCGATATAAAAGTGttacgtttttttttaatgagagattttttGAGGCTTAGTCTATAGAATTGatgttttgaaaactttttggcTCATTGTTAATTCTCTGtgcgatatatatatatatatatatatatatatatatatatatgtatatatatatatatatatatattgttgtttcaaaTGAGAGTTTGTCGtgttgttttgacttttgatttttgagagaaaaatatacTATACTGCCGcatcttatatttttcattgaaaataatgaaatcaTTGCAATTCTGTAAACATAGGTAGATTGTCaaaccacataatttttttgtgtcatGTGATTGCCTTGTATGTATCatttttctatctatttttATGTTTGCCTCCAGGGCCGGCCCTAGGCTTAGGCCACTTAGGCGATCGCCTAGGGCCCCTACTAGAGGACggcaaaatttgaaatatatattttttagatttttttttcgaaatataggaaaaaaacttagttttacatttttcttctacttttaagaagtacaaagaattgagtaatgctagagataatATAACTTTAAATATATAGGCTTTACAAATATGTGTCACTAATTACAAGAAATAATTTAGAtaagaaaatactataaattttactttaaaacctttatacaaattgatgtgacaattaatataattaatttatagacGTTAACaactgtaaggaccaaaaatcacgCACAACACTAAAAGCCCAAGACTGAGTCCAATAATTCAAGGCCCAAaccaatgaatttatagagaagGAACAAACGACAAAGGGTGGCGATATCCTGAAGAATTCACCGTAgataaaagaaatatacaacACTTGTCCCTCTATTTTTCCCGAGGAAGAACTTAGTACATTCAGCTAccaatattctctctttctctttctcttttttagcCCCCCTTTATTCCTAGCCATCTTCCTCCCTATTTATACTCATTGCCTTTGTTATCTTAACCCTTCATCTCTCACCTAACTTTATTCTTTTGTTGACACTTGTACATTTGCTTGTAGAAGGTAGTGGAAACAAGCTCCTTAGCTGTGACTTGCACTATTCATGTCACATCCACATCAATGCAACTGATAAAACTGGTGTTCTTtatttaatgcggccagaaagttttgtgcagagtattcaatgcggcGTTCACGGCTACTTATCCTCAAACCCGATATTTTCACTTCCTCTGCCAGGTATCACCAATTTACCCCTTGTACTTTTCCAGAAAATTACACCTCTACATCCTCGGGTCCTCGAGTCCTTGACTTTCATCCTAattactgtaagtgcacaatcgTACCTGGACCTAAAAGCGAATgttgggcttaggcccaatgagccttatacaatgcaatttgtagagtatgagtttgaaatttaggttcgggatgttggaggTTTGATTAGCAAGCTAGAATGTTACAATCTGTGCAAGTGATAAATGaatatgacaaatagatctcctcggatgtaagccgaggacgatttgtataaatattctctttctagaccatagtttacaat from Castanea sativa cultivar Marrone di Chiusa Pesio chromosome 11, ASM4071231v1 harbors:
- the LOC142617373 gene encoding uncharacterized protein LOC142617373, which produces MASACVNNIGMSPESFIDLAPATYGWLSPRISFSRDDDSSKLAAPKQPSPAKSPPSSELPDLEAPAGDFEFRLEDPVAMLPADELFSDGKLVPLQLSSVKPQVNDPTVSKIRSPECPKTRRRPEISSTDPYLFSPKAPRCSSRWKDLLGLKKLYHNSNPKPDPKTTPSSTTTTTTNPKSLKHFLQRSSKSATSSSLSSLSSSYDASLSLPLLKDTDSSSSESLLSSSRFSLSSSSSSGHELEDLPRLSLDSEKQNPNPISIHRNPPKMRPVKPKQTRQMDSNGNSSKNVRTGRSFTKEAQSTSRGVSVDSPRMNSSGKIVFQSLERSSSSPSSFNGGPRFKHRGMERSYSANVRVTPVLNVPVCSLRGPYSSKSFGFGQLFSSPQKRETGGNSRGHSYYHSSNSKNRTDRI